Part of the Candidatus Cloacimonadota bacterium genome, TCACGGCATTGTTTGAAGCAGGCAGTACCGGCATCTTCAATTATGAGGAACTAAAAGAAATATCCATCAATGCAGATTTGGGCTCGAAGCTTGCCGAGAACAAGCAGGCGTACAAAGACCTAGATCTGACATATCAAATAGTAAAAAGGTTAAGCTCTTTACCTCAAATAAAGCTCGGTTTCTTGCGCATTTTCGATGCTGAGGGCGATATCTTGGATAGTGCTTCTTCCCAGTTGAATAGCATCCGCAGACAAATGGGAAGCTTACGCCAACGCATCCAACGTACTATGCAAAATATGCTGTCCGAACCTCGCCTTGAGGATTTTTTGCAAGAGAAATTCGTTACTCAGAGGGATGAGCGTTTCGTAATTCCCGTCAAAGAATCTGCCGCATCATTTGTGCCTGGCATAGTGCAAAGTCGATCTGCCAAAGGCTCCACAGTATTTATTGAGCCGTCTGAAATTGTCCCCTTAAATAACGAATTACATTTACTCAAAGATGAAGAAAAGCGTGAAATTCACAGAATCTTAACTGCCTTTTCCCAAGAAATAAAAGAGCACAAAACTGAGCTGTTGAACAATCAAAAAATACTGGCAAAACTGGATTTTCTTTATGCGGCAGCTCGTCTTTGCACTAGCCTAAAAGCAAAAGTCCCAGTAATGTGTGAAGAGCCTATACTGGAGCTAGACACAGCCCGGCATCCCTTGCTGATACTTAAAAAAATATCGGAAGAAGGAAAACAGGGTTATAATAGAGTTATTCCATTTAATCTTAGCTTGGGTTCAGACTACAATATTATGATTTTAAGTGGACCCAATACGGGTGGGAAAACTGTGCTGATGAAGGCAGTGGGGCTTATCACGCTGATGGCAATGGCAGGCTTTCCCGTACCGGTAGATGAACTAAGTAGAATTGGCTGTTTTGGCGAGGTTTTGGCAGATATCGGAGATGACCAATCCATCGAAAACGCCTTATCTACATTCAGTTCTCATTTGGAAAAAATTGCAAGGATGCTGCAACGAGCTAAGCCAAGCAGTCTTATCCTTATCGATGAAATTGGAGCCGCCACAGATCCTCTTCAAGGCTCTGCTCTAGCGCAAGCTATTCTCGAAAAACTTACTGAGCTTGAAATAAAAGGCATTGTAACCACACACTACACTGCTCTAAAGGTTTTTGCCGAATCTCATCCTAATTGTGTTAACGCTTCGATGCAGTTTGATATGCGCTCTTTGGTGCCTACTTACCATTTTAGCATTGGCATTCCCGGAGATAGTTTTGC contains:
- a CDS encoding endonuclease MutS2; this encodes MTELEFSLLKNHLAQLCDSELGKDLIQYVAVLDSIDKMRYSQNTIAQFQQALELGIQYEFKDLSDITALFEAGSTGIFNYEELKEISINADLGSKLAENKQAYKDLDLTYQIVKRLSSLPQIKLGFLRIFDAEGDILDSASSQLNSIRRQMGSLRQRIQRTMQNMLSEPRLEDFLQEKFVTQRDERFVIPVKESAASFVPGIVQSRSAKGSTVFIEPSEIVPLNNELHLLKDEEKREIHRILTAFSQEIKEHKTELLNNQKILAKLDFLYAAARLCTSLKAKVPVMCEEPILELDTARHPLLILKKISEEGKQGYNRVIPFNLSLGSDYNIMILSGPNTGGKTVLMKAVGLITLMAMAGFPVPVDELSRIGCFGEVLADIGDDQSIENALSTFSSHLEKIARMLQRAKPSSLILIDEIGAATDPLQGSALAQAILEKLTELEIKGIVTTHYTALKVFAESHPNCVNASMQFDMRSLVPTYHFSIGIPGDSFAIEVAASLGIDSGLIKRAKHLAGSQNMEFSNLIKRLQDQKKELGQSIYQYQLKTRNLESRLGELEDREKAWQTELKARRQKHIKELQSELIGFQKLYHRELSELKGLEKQERRKVSERKLQDISKQNEKLNRELISSNSEDLIKPENPQVGDKVWLADFEADAIILAIDGTRATVDMNGISFKTDLDNLYRSAHAASEPMIPITSSKVTAKVQTELKLLGLTFDEAMPLIDEFIDNAALSGFSTLRIVHGKGTGALRTKVREYLSRKKIVKSMESPPLFEGGSGVTVIKI